In Lepisosteus oculatus isolate fLepOcu1 chromosome 17, fLepOcu1.hap2, whole genome shotgun sequence, a genomic segment contains:
- the kmo gene encoding kynurenine 3-monooxygenase: MDHSDGKNKVKVAVVGGGLVGALNACFFAKRGFQVELYESREDIRRAKVVKGRSINLALSHRGREALEAVGMEDKVVSKGIPMHGRMIHSPSGKRSPIFYGKKGQYILSVDRANLNKELLSAAEGYPNTKMNFGHKLLDWNLESGAMTFLRSDGSKEEMVCDLIVGCDGAFSAIRKQFMRQSRFNYSQTYIPHGYMELTIPPKNGDFAMEPNYLHIWPRNTFMMIALPNLDMTFTCTLFMPFEEFEKITTPEQAMEFFERYFPDAIPLIGMAALRKDFFRLPPQAMVSVKCSSYHIGTKCVLMGDAAHAVVPFYGQGMNAGFEDCLVFNDLMDQYNNDFSRVLPEFSRLRVPDDHAIADLAMYNYIEMRAHVNSKWFLFRKYLDMVLHFLMPNTIIPLYTMVTFTRIRYHEAVNRWQWQNKVINRGLVLCAVASVTGGAYMLVKYCPRVPSVQLHQLWSRAQSLKLF, from the exons ATGGATCACTCAGATGGCAAGAACAAAGTTAAAGTTgcagtggtgggaggaggtttg GTTGGCGCTTTAAATGCCTGCTTCTTTGCCAAAAGAGGTTTTCAAGTTGAGCTTTATGAATCTAGAGAAG ATATTCGAAGAGCCAAAGTGGTCAAAGGGAGAAGTATTAACCTGGCTCTTTCTCACAGAGGTCGAGAAGCTTTGGAAGCTGTCGGAATGGAAGATAAG GTGGTGTCAAAAGGGATCCCCATGCATGGAAGAATGATACACTCTCCGAGTGGGAAAAGATCACCAATCTTCTACGGCAAGAAAGGACAG TACATCCTGTCTGTGGACAGAGCCAACCTCAATAAGGAACTCTTGTCTG cggCTGAGGGTTATCCTAACACTAAGATGAACTTTGGACACAAGCTACTGGATTGGAATTTGGAATCTGGGGCAATGACATTTCTTAG GTCAGATGGCTCAAAAGAAGAAATGGTGTGTGACCTCATTGTGGGTTGTGATGGGGCCTTTTCAGCCATCAGAAAGCAGTTCATGCGTCAAAGCCGGTTTAATTACAGCCAGACGTACATTCCACATGGTTATATGGAACTCACAATACCTCCAAAAAATGGCGAT TTTGCCATGGAACCAAACTACCTCCACATCTGGCCAAGGAACACCTTCATGATGATAGCTCTACCAAACTTA GACATGACTTTTACCTGCACCCTTTTCATGCCTTTCGAAGAGTTCGAGAAAATCACTACTCCAGAACAAGCCATGGAATTTTTTGAGAGATACTTCCCAGATGCTATTCCTCTCATTGGAAT GGCGGCCCTGAGAAAGGATTTTTTCCGCCTGCCACCGCAGGCCATGGTGTCAGTGAAGTGCTCCTCGTATCACATTGGAACCAAGTGTGTGCTAATGGGAGATGCAGCCCATGCTGTGGTGCCCTTTTATGGGCAGGGCATGAATGCG GGCTTTGAAGATTGTCTTGTTTTCAATGATTTAATGGATCAATATAACAACGATTTCA GTAGAGTTCTTCCAGAATTTTCGAGACTTCGAGTGCCTGACGACCATGCTATAGCAGACCTCGCTATGTACAACTATATTGAG atGCGTGCACATGTTAATTCCAAGTGGTTCCTGTTCCGAAAATATCTTGATATGGTTCTTCATTTCCTTATGCCTAATACCATAATCCCTCTATACACTATG GTTACATTCACCAGAATCAGGTACCATGAAGCAGTAAATCGATGGCAATGGCAGAACAAG GTGATCAACCGAGGCCTCGTATTGTGTGCTGTGGCATCAGTAACAGGTGGAGCATACATGCTTGTCAAGTACTGTCCCCGTGTTCCTAGTGTTCAGCTGCATCAGCTGTGGAGCAGGGCTCAGAGCCTGAAGCTTTTCTAG
- the opn3 gene encoding opsin-3 isoform X1: protein MNPANETVTDTGTVEEYLFSNGTYKLLAFTVGTIAVLGFCNNIIVLVLYYRFKRLRTPTNLFLLNISVSDLLVSLFGVNFTFVSCVKGHWIWDSATCVWDGFSNSLFGIVSIMTLTVLAYERYIRVVHAKVIDFTWSWKAIAYIWLYSLAWTGAPLIGWNRYTLERHRLGCSVDWGSKDPNDASFILFFFLSCLFVPVGIMAYCYGHILYTVRMLRSIQDLQTVQIIKILRYEKKVAKMFLLMISTFLICWTPYAVVSMLVAFGKKDIVTPTVAIIPSFFAKSSTAYNPVIYIFMSRKFRRCLLRLLCARLVSIRRSIKDRPIARVEKPIRPIVVSQKVGERPKKKVTFNSSSIVFIITSNDTNYLDIPSKNSLSEVNVIKVRPL, encoded by the exons ATGAATCCTGCAAATGAAACCGTGACCGATACAGGCACGGTGGAAGAATACCTGTTTAGCAATGGTACCTACAAACTTCTCGCATTCACGGTTGGAACTATTGCTGTTCTGGGATTCTGCAACAATATAATTGTTTTAGTGCTCTACTACAGATTTAAGAGACTACGAACGCCTACCAACCTGTTCTTGCTTAATATAAGCGTAAGCGACTTACTGGTTTCACTTTTCGGAGTGAACTTTACATTTGTGTCCTGCGTTAAGGGACACTGGATATGGGATTCGGCAACGTGCGTGTGGGACGGGTTCAGCAACAGTTTATTCG GAATCGTATCCATTATGACACTGACTGTTCTTGCGTATGAGCGCTACATCAGAGTTGTCCACGCCAAGGTCATTGACTTCACATGGTCCTGGAAAGCCATCGCTTACATCTGGCTCTACTCGCTGGCCTGGACGGGGGCGCCTCTGATAGGATGGAACAGGTACACTCTGGAGAGGCACAGACTGGGCTGCTCTGTGGACTGGGGTTCCAAGGACCCCAACGACGCCTCCTTCATTCTCTTTTTCTTCCTGAGCTGTCTCTTCGTGCCTGTTGGGATTATGGCATATTGTTATGGACACATTTTATACACAGTGCGAATG cTCCGATCCATCCAAGACCTTCAAACAGTTCAGATCATCAAAATCCTCCGCTATGAGAAAAAAGTGGCAAAGATGTTCCTGCTAATGATCTCTACCTTTCTCATCTGCTGGACCCCTTATGCTGTGGTGTCTATGTTAGTAGCCTTTGGTAAAAAAGACATTGTCACACCAACAGTAGCTATCATCCCTTCCTTTTTTGCCAAATCTAGTACAGCGTACAACCCAGTAATCTATATTTTCATGAGCAGGAAG TTCCGACGGTGCCTTTTACGGCTCCTGTGTGCTCGTCTGGTGAGTATCCGGAGGTCAATCAAGGACAGGCCAATTGCCCGAGTGGAGAAGCCGATCAGGCCTATCGTCGTGTCCCAGAAAGTAGGGGAAAGGCCGAAGAAGAAAGTGACTTTCAACTCTTCATCAATAGTCTTCATAATAACAAGTAATGACACCAACTACCTGGACATTCCCTCTAAAAACTCTTTGTCGGAGGTGAATGTCATTAAAGTCCGGCCTCTATAA
- the opn3 gene encoding opsin-3 isoform X3: MTLTVLAYERYIRVVHAKVIDFTWSWKAIAYIWLYSLAWTGAPLIGWNRYTLERHRLGCSVDWGSKDPNDASFILFFFLSCLFVPVGIMAYCYGHILYTVRMLRSIQDLQTVQIIKILRYEKKVAKMFLLMISTFLICWTPYAVVSMLVAFGKKDIVTPTVAIIPSFFAKSSTAYNPVIYIFMSRKFRRCLLRLLCARLVSIRRSIKDRPIARVEKPIRPIVVSQKVGERPKKKVTFNSSSIVFIITSNDTNYLDIPSKNSLSEVNVIKVRPL; this comes from the exons ATGACACTGACTGTTCTTGCGTATGAGCGCTACATCAGAGTTGTCCACGCCAAGGTCATTGACTTCACATGGTCCTGGAAAGCCATCGCTTACATCTGGCTCTACTCGCTGGCCTGGACGGGGGCGCCTCTGATAGGATGGAACAGGTACACTCTGGAGAGGCACAGACTGGGCTGCTCTGTGGACTGGGGTTCCAAGGACCCCAACGACGCCTCCTTCATTCTCTTTTTCTTCCTGAGCTGTCTCTTCGTGCCTGTTGGGATTATGGCATATTGTTATGGACACATTTTATACACAGTGCGAATG cTCCGATCCATCCAAGACCTTCAAACAGTTCAGATCATCAAAATCCTCCGCTATGAGAAAAAAGTGGCAAAGATGTTCCTGCTAATGATCTCTACCTTTCTCATCTGCTGGACCCCTTATGCTGTGGTGTCTATGTTAGTAGCCTTTGGTAAAAAAGACATTGTCACACCAACAGTAGCTATCATCCCTTCCTTTTTTGCCAAATCTAGTACAGCGTACAACCCAGTAATCTATATTTTCATGAGCAGGAAG TTCCGACGGTGCCTTTTACGGCTCCTGTGTGCTCGTCTGGTGAGTATCCGGAGGTCAATCAAGGACAGGCCAATTGCCCGAGTGGAGAAGCCGATCAGGCCTATCGTCGTGTCCCAGAAAGTAGGGGAAAGGCCGAAGAAGAAAGTGACTTTCAACTCTTCATCAATAGTCTTCATAATAACAAGTAATGACACCAACTACCTGGACATTCCCTCTAAAAACTCTTTGTCGGAGGTGAATGTCATTAAAGTCCGGCCTCTATAA
- the opn3 gene encoding opsin-3 isoform X2 gives MNPANETVTDTGTVEEYLFSNGIVSIMTLTVLAYERYIRVVHAKVIDFTWSWKAIAYIWLYSLAWTGAPLIGWNRYTLERHRLGCSVDWGSKDPNDASFILFFFLSCLFVPVGIMAYCYGHILYTVRMLRSIQDLQTVQIIKILRYEKKVAKMFLLMISTFLICWTPYAVVSMLVAFGKKDIVTPTVAIIPSFFAKSSTAYNPVIYIFMSRKFRRCLLRLLCARLVSIRRSIKDRPIARVEKPIRPIVVSQKVGERPKKKVTFNSSSIVFIITSNDTNYLDIPSKNSLSEVNVIKVRPL, from the exons ATGAATCCTGCAAATGAAACCGTGACCGATACAGGCACGGTGGAAGAATACCTGTTTAGCAATG GAATCGTATCCATTATGACACTGACTGTTCTTGCGTATGAGCGCTACATCAGAGTTGTCCACGCCAAGGTCATTGACTTCACATGGTCCTGGAAAGCCATCGCTTACATCTGGCTCTACTCGCTGGCCTGGACGGGGGCGCCTCTGATAGGATGGAACAGGTACACTCTGGAGAGGCACAGACTGGGCTGCTCTGTGGACTGGGGTTCCAAGGACCCCAACGACGCCTCCTTCATTCTCTTTTTCTTCCTGAGCTGTCTCTTCGTGCCTGTTGGGATTATGGCATATTGTTATGGACACATTTTATACACAGTGCGAATG cTCCGATCCATCCAAGACCTTCAAACAGTTCAGATCATCAAAATCCTCCGCTATGAGAAAAAAGTGGCAAAGATGTTCCTGCTAATGATCTCTACCTTTCTCATCTGCTGGACCCCTTATGCTGTGGTGTCTATGTTAGTAGCCTTTGGTAAAAAAGACATTGTCACACCAACAGTAGCTATCATCCCTTCCTTTTTTGCCAAATCTAGTACAGCGTACAACCCAGTAATCTATATTTTCATGAGCAGGAAG TTCCGACGGTGCCTTTTACGGCTCCTGTGTGCTCGTCTGGTGAGTATCCGGAGGTCAATCAAGGACAGGCCAATTGCCCGAGTGGAGAAGCCGATCAGGCCTATCGTCGTGTCCCAGAAAGTAGGGGAAAGGCCGAAGAAGAAAGTGACTTTCAACTCTTCATCAATAGTCTTCATAATAACAAGTAATGACACCAACTACCTGGACATTCCCTCTAAAAACTCTTTGTCGGAGGTGAATGTCATTAAAGTCCGGCCTCTATAA